The following coding sequences are from one Fusobacteriaceae bacterium window:
- a CDS encoding DUF6273 domain-containing protein — protein sequence MNNDILKKFDSRNKNMPHASDESNADGSNCTVEKTLSNEPRKNKIFTPKIGDSIQFGSYDWRVLDVKNGKALLIAQDITHVNMPYNEEWVDVTWETCTLRKWLNEEFFYSFSAEEQRQIVPTANINENNQWYGINGGRNTQDRIFLLSISEVVKYLGDSGDLKNRKGWYWEGDKWILKDSKGYAINDQFNQKRITKYNGSVAWWWLRSPGYVSNHAAIVDYDGRVNMDGGGVIGASDDGGVRPALWLSLDSDEENTELTTAIDGNLNNDFSQNDISMPSIGDNFHFGAYDWVVLDVKNEKALLIAQDVTHVNMPYNTDWDVTWETCTLRRWLNNDFYHSFSKTEQSRIALTNIKNVDNQWFGTNGGNNTQDKVFLLSIAEVVQYFGDSGQLKNKSLNSDYYISDQFNQKRIAKYNGSEAWWWLRSPGLNSTSAAFVDNDGDVNMNGSRVRNDSGSGGVRPALWLNL from the coding sequence AAAATTTGATTCCAGAAATAAGAACATGCCGCATGCATCTGATGAGTCAAACGCTGATGGTTCAAATTGTACAGTTGAAAAAACTCTAAGCAATGAGCCACGCAAGAACAAAATCTTCACCCCTAAAATTGGTGACAGTATTCAATTTGGCTCCTATGATTGGCGAGTTCTTGATGTGAAAAATGGAAAAGCATTACTGATTGCCCAGGATATTACTCATGTCAATATGCCCTATAACGAAGAATGGGTAGACGTGACCTGGGAAACATGTACGTTACGCAAATGGTTGAATGAAGAGTTCTTTTACTCATTCAGTGCAGAGGAACAAAGGCAGATAGTACCGACAGCCAATATCAATGAAAACAATCAGTGGTATGGTATTAATGGCGGGAGAAATACGCAAGACAGGATATTCCTGCTTTCTATTTCTGAAGTGGTTAAGTATTTAGGTGATAGCGGCGATTTGAAAAATAGAAAGGGATGGTACTGGGAAGGTGACAAATGGATATTAAAAGATAGCAAGGGCTATGCTATTAATGACCAATTTAATCAGAAAAGAATTACAAAATACAATGGTTCAGTAGCTTGGTGGTGGCTCCGGTCGCCGGGCTACGTTAGTAATCATGCTGCTATCGTCGACTATGACGGGCGTGTCAACATGGATGGCGGCGGTGTCATCGGTGCTAGTGACGACGGCGGTGTTCGTCCCGCTCTTTGGCTGAGCTTGGATTCCGATGAGGAAAACACGGAATTGACCACTGCCATAGATGGAAATCTAAATAATGACTTTTCTCAAAACGACATTTCAATGCCGAGTATTGGGGACAACTTCCATTTTGGCGCCTACGACTGGGTGGTTCTCGATGTAAAAAATGAGAAAGCTTTACTGATTGCCCAGGACGTTACTCATGTCAATATGCCATATAATACAGATTGGGATGTCACCTGGGAGACGTGTACGCTTCGTCGATGGCTCAACAATGATTTTTATCATTCTTTCTCCAAGACTGAACAGTCGCGGATTGCGTTGACAAACATTAAAAATGTTGACAACCAATGGTTCGGAACTAACGGCGGAAACAATACGCAAGATAAGGTATTCCTTCTGTCGATTGCTGAAGTAGTTCAGTACTTTGGCGATAGTGGACAACTGAAGAATAAAAGTCTGAATAGTGATTATTATATTAGTGATCAATTTAATCAGAAAAGAATTGCAAAATACAATGGTTCAGAAGCTTGGTGGTGGCTCCGGTCGCCGGGCCTCAATAGTACTTCTGCTGCTTTCGTCGACAATGACGGGGATGTCAACATGAATGGCAGCCGTGTCCGCAATGATAGTGGCAGCGGCGGTGTCCGTCCCGCTCTTTGGCTGAATCTCTAA